DNA from Myxococcaceae bacterium JPH2:
CGGGGACGGCGTACGTGTGCGTGACGCTCCAGCCGCAGTCGTAGAGATCATCCGACGCGAAGCGCAGCGCGTGACCGCGCGTGGGGTCCTGGGCCGGCACATAGGTGCCATGGCGAGGCACCGCCGAGGCATCGAACCCGGGGCCACCAATCATCCACCCGGCCTGATTGACGATCGTCCCCGTGCGACCCGAAGGGCCGAGGTCCGCGACGGTGCTCCCGCGCTCCTCGGTGAGGGGCCAGCAGGCGAGCACTCCGCTCATGGCCGGCGGGGTGGGCGGCGTGACGGCGTGGCGCGCCTGGACCTCCTGCGCGGTGAGGGCTCGCGCGTAGAGGACGGGCATTGCGAGGTCGCCCTCCAGGAAGTGGCCCGTGCGGCCCGCGCCCGCGTCGTCCAGGGCGCCGTAAGCCCCGAGCCGCATCGGCGCGGAGCCAGGGACCAGCGGGCCCGTGAATGCCTCGCCCGAGGCGTACTGGCCATTGAGATAGAACGCGACCTGCTGGCCATTCCAGGTGAGCACCAGATGAGACCACTCCTGGTCCGGAACGGTGGGCCCGGTGAAGAGGCCCGCTGCCTGGAACGCGCCGCCGTTTCCGAGATAGGCGCACACGCGCCCATTCGCGAGGAACAGCCCGAAGCCGCACGCGCTGGGGTAGGTGTGCTGGGTGATGAGTCCCTGCCACGCGGCCCCGTTGCGCGGGCGCACCCAGCACTCGATGGAGAAGGCGCTCAGGGCCTGCGCCGCGGCCAGTCCGTTCTCCACGTGGACGTAGGAGCCCGGAGTGATGGGCTGGACGTTGGCGGGCGAGACGGGAAAGTCATACAGCCGCACATCGAGCGCGTTGCTGTCGAGGTCGTTCCCCAGCCTCACGATGGACACTTGATGGGGTTGATCGCTGCTGACGCGCAGGTGGAGGGACGTTCCCGCGGCGACGCTCCGCTCGGCGTATGCGTGCGCTCCAGTTGGACGGAGGGCGACAGAGGGCTCTTGGGGCATGGCGGGGCACGCTAGTCCACGGGCCGGACACGATGTCCGCCAGGTGATGATTGCCCGTGTACCCCGAGAGGCCTGGGATGTGCCCGGACCGTGCCGAGGGGCAGTGAATCCGAGGGAGGAAGAACGTTCCTTTGGGGTGAGGATGCAGGCGGCGGTCCGGGAACATGCGCGGTCAGGACCTTTCGTCTAGGCTCACCGGCCGCATGACGGTTCCGGATGTCTCATGGGGTGGGCGACATGCTCGGCTCCTGCTCCTCGTGAGTGGCTTGTTGTCGGGGTGCGACGCCGGAGCGCCCCTTCATCGCATCCCTCCCCCCGAGGTTCCCCCGCGAGCGACCGGGCCCGCGATGCGCCCCGTCGAGGGAGACCCAGCCGCGCGAGCCACCCATGAAGAGGCCAGCGCGGCCGCGCCGTCGCCCGTACCCGAGGGGGCGCCGGCCTCTCCGCTCGTCGCCGGGACCGCGCCGAAGACGGAAGCTCCAGCGCGTGACCTCGCATCGGGGACGGATGGGGCGCCGCAACCCACGCGCTCCGCCGAAACGAAGAAGGATGTTTCGGCACGCGTGTCCGAGGCAGACGGAGCATCGAAGCCTTCGCTCGCGGTGTTTGCTGCGCCCACCACGGGCCCCTCGTCGCGCGACCTCGCACCCGCCAGCGGGACGACCGCGGAGTCGCCGGTCGTCGCGCCCGTTCCAGCTCACGGCGAGCCGCTGGTTGCGTTGAGCGATGCGCACGCGGGTGCTGAGTCGGGCGCGCCTCGCCGAGCGCTGCCTCCGCTCTCGTCGCGGACGAAGTCGCTCCATGAACTCGCGGCGCGGCTGCGCGCACCGGGTGGGGCGATTGAAGACCCATGCCTGCTCCCCGCGGGTCAGGGCTGTGCTCGCACGGCGCTGTCGCCCTTCTTCGCGTCCATGGATTCGCTGGCGCGAGGCACGACCACCCGGCCCACGGTCATCACGGCGTTCGGCAACTCGTTGATCGCCGGCGATCGCATCGTGGACATCCTGCGCATGGAGCTGGGCGACATGCTCGGCGCGGCGGGCCGAGGCGTCCTGCTGGTGGACCGCATGGCCCCCTACGGAGGCCGCGAGCGCACGGCTTCCACGAGCACGGGCTGGGAGCCACGCACGCTGGGCGAGCTGCGCGCGCCTCCGCTCCCCTTCGGCATCACCGGCGTCTACCACGTGGCCACCGAGTCAGGCGCGCGGGGTCGCTTCAAGCTGGAAGGAGAGCCGCACGGCACGCTGTGGTGGCAGGACGTCCCCGGTGGCGGCGCGCTCACGGTGACGAGCCAGGGCCAGGTGCTCGCGCGCACGACGCCCACGGGCAACAACCAGGGACAGTCCACGCGCTTCGACATCCCCGCGGACGCGAAGTGGTTGGACGTCTCCGTCGAGGGAAAGGACGCGGTGGTCCAGGGCGTGGTGCTGGAGCACGACAGGCCCGGCATCGTGTTGGACATGCTCGGCGTGCCGTCCTCGGATGCGCGGCTGTTCGGCCGCTTCGGCGACGACCTCCTGCGCACGCAGCTCACCGAGCGTTCGCCGCGCCTGCTCCTCTTCTTCCTCGGCGGCAATGAGCGCAAGCGGCTGGAGTGGAAGCGCACCACGCCCGAGGTCGTGCGCTCGGACCTGTTCGCCCTGCTGCGCCGCGTGCGCGCCGTGTCACCGAACAGCGCGTGCATGGTGGTGGGCCCCATCGACGCGGTGCGGACGGACTCGCCCACGGGGCCGGGCAAGGACCCTCGGCCCTTCCTCGACGCCGTCATCGCCGCGGAGCGAGAGGTGGCCACCCGCGAGGGCTGTGCCTTCTTCGACCTGTTCTCGGCCATGGGTGGAACGGGCTCGTTGATGCGCTTTCACGCGGCGGGCTTCGTTCATGACGACCTCGTCCATCCGCGTGGCAAGGGATTGGATGTGTTGGGCCAGCTCGTCACGGACGCGCTCTTGCGCGCATGGGTGGAAGGAGACGCGATGGTGCCTGCGCTGACCTCAGAGCGAGATGCCGCCCCCGAGCCGCCCCCCACGTCATCGGCTCAAGTCTCGGAGACCGTTCCATGAGGCGATGCCTCATCGCGGTGTTGCTCCTCGTGGGGAGCGTGGCGGGCTCGGCGCAGGAGCCGGCGGCCCCACGTACGGAGGCCCCGGCCGCGCCGCCTGTCCCTGCGGTGAGCGAGTTCCCGCCCGAGACGCAGCGGATCTTCGAGGCCATCGTCCGCACGGACATGGAGGAGGGCCCCGTGGCGGGGCTCTCCGTGGGCGTGATGCAGGGGACGCGGCGCTGGTCCCGCGGCTTCGGCTACCGAGACCTGGGCCGCAAGCTGCCCGCCACCGCGCGCACCACGTATCGGATGGCCTCCATCACCAAGTCGTTCACGGCGGTGGCCGTGCTCCAGCTCGTGGAGCAGGGCAAGCTGGACCTGGACGCGGACATCCGCACGCTGGTGCCGGACTACTCCGTGAAGCAGTGGCCCGTCACGGTGCGGCAGCTCCTGGGACACCTGAGCGGCGTGCCGTCCTACGACAGTCCGAAGGCGGGAGAGAACACGCGGCCGGTCACCACGCGCGAGGCCATCGCGATGTTCTCGCAGAAGCCGCTCATGTTCGAGCCGGGCACGCGCTACCTGTACTCGACGTGGGGCTTCAACCTGCTCGGCGCGGCGGTGGAGACGGCTTCCGGGCAGTCGTATCGCGACTACCTGCGCGCGCATGTCTTTGGTCCCGCGGGCATGGTGCACGCGGACCTGGACGAGATGCGCACGCGCGACGAGCACCAGGCCGTGGGCTACCGCGTGGTGGGCTCGACGCTGAAGCCCTCGCACTTCCTCGACGTGACGAGCCGCTTCGGCGGCGGCGGCACGCGCGCCACGGTGGATGACTTGCTCGGCTTCGCGCGAGCGGTGCTGGATGACCGGTTGGTGTCGCGCGCGACGATGGGACAGATGCAGACGTCCATGTCGACGAAAGACGGGCACCTCACCGACTACGGCATGGGGCTGGCCACGTATCCATTCCGAGGCCACTACGTCGTCGCGCACGCGGGAGGCCAGCCGGAGACGACCACGCTGCTCATCATGCTCCCTGCCGAGGACACGGCCATCGCGCTCGCCACCAACGTGGAGAACGAGGCGAAGCGCCTGCGCCGGCTCTCCATCCGCTTGATGGAGCAGGTGGTGGATGGGGGCGAGGCGCGCCGCGACGTGCACTTCAACGACCCCGTGGATGGGGTGGTCTATTCAGGCATGGGTCGCCTCGCCAGCTACGGGCTGGCGTATGACGCGTGGGTGACGCGCGGCCCGGGCACCCTGCCAGCGGATCCAGACCTCGCGAGCGCCTTCGCGCGCGTCTCCGCGTTGCTGGACCGCACTGCGATTGCACGCGAGCCCGTCGCGGCGCTGTCGCGAATCCAAGCTGCTCATGAGCCACGCGGGGACTCGGTCTTCATCCGAGTGGGCGCGCGCATGGCGCGCACGGTGGTGCAAGCCTTTGGCCCCGAGCGCCTGAATGACTATCGCGCCCAGGGCGCCCTGGCCTTCTTCGCGGACTATCTGGCCGCGTGCGAGAAGGTGTCCTGCCCCGAGTCCCAGCGTTTCGGAACCCCCCTGCGCGCGGACATCCAGCGCTTCCTCGCGAGCTGGAAGCGCGCGGACGTGCCGGCGCTGCGGCGCACGCGCCTGGATGAGATGAAGAACCCCGAGCCCTACTGGACGGTGCTGAAGGAAGCCGTGGCCAAGGGCCCGGAGGTCCACGCGGACTACGCGGAGGAGATGGTGCACGTGGCCGAGCGGGCTCCCGCCAAGGACGCCGAGACGCGCCTGCGCTGGATGTCGCGAGCCGTGGAGCTGCATCCGCGCTCCATGGAGGCGCGGCTGACACTGGGCCAGGAGCTGCTGAACGCGCGAGAGGAAGAAGAGGGCATGGCCCACGTGCGCGAGGCCGCGACCACGCCCGAGGGGACGCTGATGCTGACGCCCTCGGGTTTCATCAAGAAAGCCAAGATGGCGAAGGGCACGCGGATCGCCCGAGGCCTCCTGCGCGTGGGCGTCCGTCTGCATCCCAGCTCGCCGGAGCTGTGGGAGGCGCTCGCGAAGAAGGAGCGAGCGCTCGGAGACGCCAGCGCGGCGAAGGCAGCGCTCCAGCAAGCGAGGGCCGCGCGTGCCACGCAGAAGGCACTCGGGGTGACAGGCGCGGCGAGCGGCGACCCCATGGAACTCGGGACCGTTCCGTCGCCCTGAGTGGCCGGGCCTCACGCAAAGACACCCGCGTCATCGTTTGACGCGGGGTCCTTGCCGCGAGGATTCAAAGACAATCTTCCCCTGGCGCAGCGGCACTCAGTGGCCGGTGCGCAGGACCTCGATGGCGCGCAGCAACTCCACATCCGTCCCGGCGGCGAGGTCCGCGGCCGTGGGGAACACCTCGAAGTCCGGGACGATGCCCACGCCGTGGAAGCGCGAGCGGTCCGGGAAGAGTATCTCCATGCCCGTGAACAACGGGGTCACGCGTCCGGGCAGGAGCAGCTCGGTGATGTTCCCATTCGTCCCCGCGCTGCGGCGGCCAACGACCTTCACTCGATGGGCGGCGGTCAGCATCATCGAGAAGTTCTCCGCTGAGGAAATCGTATTGGGGCCCACCATGAGGACGATGGGGCCCGTATAGGAAGGGTTCGACAGCAGATCCAGCGGATACACTTCGTCTTGCCACCCGAACTCCCCGGGACCATTCCATACCGGGGTCCGGAAGATGGGCGTGAAGAACTCCGTCTGGATGAGTCGACTGGCCACCTCGTAACCATTGATGCCCGGGTAGCCGCGCATGTCTATCACCAGACCACTGGCGCCTTGCGCTGCGGTGAGGGCCGTCCGGAACTCCGCGATGGTAGTGATAATCTTGTTGGACAGATTGATGTAGTGCAATTCCGGCGCGCCGAGGTCCGCGAGGCTGCCCGCGGCTCTCCAAAATGGAGGGCCCAGCACCTGCTGTGGTTGAGGCTGGATCCGCACGAAGCGGGTGTTTCCTTCGACATCGCGCACCCCGAAGGTCTTGGGGCCGTTCATGCTCAGCAGCCGTCGCGAGGCGGCTTCTCGCTTCCAGCCCGGCGTCGCAGCCGAGACGGTCGCCATCTCCGTGGCCAACCACTCGGACATGGGTTGACCATCCATGCTCGTCAAAGTGTCTCCCGGGTGGAGGTCCGCCTGGACGGAGCGGCGGATGACCAGCTCTCCGGCCACATGCTCCAGCATGACACCGAAGTAGCCGGCCGGAACCGGCCGCTCCAATGGGAAGACGAATGCGTGGCCGTCGTTGAGGACCTCCGAGAATCGCTGGAGCAGTCGGACAATCTGGCTGAGCTGCGTGACGGGCACGGCATCCACCGTGGCGAGCGTCTCCATCAGGCGTCCATCAATGCCATCTCCCACAACGCTGAAGTAGGGAAAGAACAACCGCGTGGCGCCGTGCATGATGACGAGATCCGCCCGAGCGATGCCCGGCGAGGCCCCCGGCGGCGGCATGACTTCGAGAGGTATCCGCTCAAGTGGAGCGCTGCGCGCGACGGCGGCGGTGCGGTCCACAGGCGTGGGCGAACCCAGAAACGCGACGGCCTGGAGCGCTGGCGCGGATGCGAGGGATTCGGGACTGGCCGCGCCGGGGCCAAAGAAAGAGAGAGGTAGGTCGGCCGGAATGATGTCAGGGGCCGCCCCCGCCGAGTCCTCCAAGCGCGAGGTGCGCACGAGCATGCCCTTCGTTGCCACAGGCATCCACTTCGACTCGGCGACCGCCGTATGGACAGGTGAGCCCACGAGCCAGGCACGCCGAGCCATTCGCAGGTCCACGGCGAAATGGGCCGCGGCGGGGGCCAGCTTGGGGCCCGTGAGCAGCACGACTGGAAGCTCCGCCTGTCCTGTCGCGGCGTAAGGTTCGCGGGGGTGCAGGTCCACGGAGTTGGTGTAGGCGCGGTAGTCGTACTCGGGGGTCAGTTCGTCCGTCATCCCGACGTTGACGCGGACGCGCTCGGAGAGTCGCGCGACGGGCGCGGTGCTGACCGCGCCGATGGCTCGGGCCAGTGCATCCTCGAGGCCGGGGGCCGCCGGCAAGTCGCTCAGGTCGATGAGGGCGGCGCGGGCGTGCCGAGGCAGATGCAGCTCACCCGTGCCGGGGCGGATGACCGCGAGGGCGCCCACGGAGAGGACCTGGGCGGGGCGCAGTGTCTTGGATGACGCGTCCAGCGCGCAGGCCCCATCCACGGCGTCGGCGTAGCGACTCGTGGCGGCGTCCCAGTTGACGGGACCTCCCTCCAGCGCGCTGACCAGGGCCAGGTCCACGTCGGTGTAGCTGCGCCCCATGCCAAAGAAACGCACCTGGCCATGTGCGGCGGACATCGCGACGGGAGCCGGCAGCGTGGTGGTGGGACCGGCACGTCCGAAGTCGCACCAGTCTTTGGGGGATGGCTGGGATTGTCCCCAGGCGCCTCCACCTATCAGG
Protein-coding regions in this window:
- a CDS encoding beta-lactamase family protein codes for the protein MRRCLIAVLLLVGSVAGSAQEPAAPRTEAPAAPPVPAVSEFPPETQRIFEAIVRTDMEEGPVAGLSVGVMQGTRRWSRGFGYRDLGRKLPATARTTYRMASITKSFTAVAVLQLVEQGKLDLDADIRTLVPDYSVKQWPVTVRQLLGHLSGVPSYDSPKAGENTRPVTTREAIAMFSQKPLMFEPGTRYLYSTWGFNLLGAAVETASGQSYRDYLRAHVFGPAGMVHADLDEMRTRDEHQAVGYRVVGSTLKPSHFLDVTSRFGGGGTRATVDDLLGFARAVLDDRLVSRATMGQMQTSMSTKDGHLTDYGMGLATYPFRGHYVVAHAGGQPETTTLLIMLPAEDTAIALATNVENEAKRLRRLSIRLMEQVVDGGEARRDVHFNDPVDGVVYSGMGRLASYGLAYDAWVTRGPGTLPADPDLASAFARVSALLDRTAIAREPVAALSRIQAAHEPRGDSVFIRVGARMARTVVQAFGPERLNDYRAQGALAFFADYLAACEKVSCPESQRFGTPLRADIQRFLASWKRADVPALRRTRLDEMKNPEPYWTVLKEAVAKGPEVHADYAEEMVHVAERAPAKDAETRLRWMSRAVELHPRSMEARLTLGQELLNAREEEEGMAHVREAATTPEGTLMLTPSGFIKKAKMAKGTRIARGLLRVGVRLHPSSPELWEALAKKERALGDASAAKAALQQARAARATQKALGVTGAASGDPMELGTVPSP
- a CDS encoding peptidase S41; the protein is MSSIRRHAFRGAALARRGQRQYRLTTVLLTLIGGGAWGQSQPSPKDWCDFGRAGPTTTLPAPVAMSAAHGQVRFFGMGRSYTDVDLALVSALEGGPVNWDAATSRYADAVDGACALDASSKTLRPAQVLSVGALAVIRPGTGELHLPRHARAALIDLSDLPAAPGLEDALARAIGAVSTAPVARLSERVRVNVGMTDELTPEYDYRAYTNSVDLHPREPYAATGQAELPVVLLTGPKLAPAAAHFAVDLRMARRAWLVGSPVHTAVAESKWMPVATKGMLVRTSRLEDSAGAAPDIIPADLPLSFFGPGAASPESLASAPALQAVAFLGSPTPVDRTAAVARSAPLERIPLEVMPPPGASPGIARADLVIMHGATRLFFPYFSVVGDGIDGRLMETLATVDAVPVTQLSQIVRLLQRFSEVLNDGHAFVFPLERPVPAGYFGVMLEHVAGELVIRRSVQADLHPGDTLTSMDGQPMSEWLATEMATVSAATPGWKREAASRRLLSMNGPKTFGVRDVEGNTRFVRIQPQPQQVLGPPFWRAAGSLADLGAPELHYINLSNKIITTIAEFRTALTAAQGASGLVIDMRGYPGINGYEVASRLIQTEFFTPIFRTPVWNGPGEFGWQDEVYPLDLLSNPSYTGPIVLMVGPNTISSAENFSMMLTAAHRVKVVGRRSAGTNGNITELLLPGRVTPLFTGMEILFPDRSRFHGVGIVPDFEVFPTAADLAAGTDVELLRAIEVLRTGH